In a genomic window of Paludisphaera rhizosphaerae:
- a CDS encoding TerD family protein, producing MLPQGDGTTPVNVVATLQKNLESLGFLLDEDVVEELKRLSPIQLDSFYQRLVKDLRAMVGAHRTFSPMYPNFPAQVMDMTEAELYLNAFRHYWTHRLPETEPKARDPLEDSPNLRIIRLGTREDFENVFTLLARSKSPFSPQDQEDVKWFIAQYRDGIKRLMPEHIPCKENLGVLGAELIRNTSDAEAVLGPHIKTATDVLRLAAAMSGGDVSLAQACRFGKFRRAERTLLLGWIERATSRTEDMLRWKQRWIRLGERLHPGEYAGRFPETAAAFDVLRNGRPFETFNSRVERSLLRKDVDSVLDLLDDRPGELARRLDHLTRLGDDRDAIVARFASRADRVSTPVLLQVLTYFRRRGEPADLRTFFPKGNIAKVYAIHEALPALPAGVDEELSTICEQALLDRFSKLPPLGACYLDDMLRNYLVPFSQRSASKTLRTLVRGSRLPLPECTTMRFFVWWKNGRGRVDIDLSAAMYDADFGYISTLAYYNLKDYGAHHSGDIVDAPQGAAEFIDVDIPRCLERKVRYVVMSLNSFTRQPYCDLPECFAGWMAREQPNSGEIFEPKTVIDKVDLAADTHMCLPAIFDLVGREIVWADIAFASRPQFANNVHNNLSGVSLMLRALTHLRKTDLYSLFDLHVKARGTRVSVAEGADTVFSVDRGITPFDLDRIAAEFM from the coding sequence ATGCTCCCCCAGGGAGACGGAACGACGCCGGTCAATGTCGTCGCCACTCTCCAGAAGAACCTCGAATCGCTGGGGTTTCTTCTCGACGAGGACGTTGTCGAGGAGCTGAAACGCCTGAGCCCGATTCAGCTGGACTCCTTCTACCAGCGGTTGGTGAAGGACCTCCGCGCGATGGTCGGCGCGCACCGGACGTTCAGTCCTATGTACCCGAACTTCCCTGCCCAGGTCATGGACATGACCGAGGCGGAACTCTATCTGAACGCCTTCCGCCACTACTGGACGCACAGGCTTCCGGAGACCGAACCCAAGGCTCGCGACCCGCTCGAAGACTCGCCAAATTTACGGATCATTCGGCTCGGTACGCGCGAGGATTTCGAGAACGTCTTTACGCTCCTCGCTCGGTCGAAGTCGCCGTTCTCGCCGCAGGATCAAGAGGACGTGAAATGGTTCATCGCGCAGTATCGCGATGGAATCAAGCGGCTCATGCCGGAGCATATCCCGTGCAAGGAGAACCTGGGGGTCCTTGGTGCCGAATTGATCCGCAATACGTCTGACGCTGAGGCCGTGCTGGGACCGCACATCAAGACCGCTACGGACGTGCTCCGCCTCGCCGCGGCGATGAGCGGCGGCGACGTGTCTCTGGCTCAAGCGTGCAGATTCGGCAAGTTCCGCCGCGCCGAGCGGACCCTGCTATTAGGCTGGATCGAGCGGGCAACTAGCCGCACTGAGGACATGCTCCGGTGGAAGCAACGCTGGATCCGGCTGGGCGAGCGTCTCCACCCGGGCGAGTATGCAGGCCGATTCCCAGAGACGGCGGCGGCCTTCGATGTACTCCGGAACGGCCGGCCGTTTGAGACGTTCAACTCGCGCGTCGAGAGGAGCTTGCTTCGCAAGGACGTCGATAGCGTGCTGGATTTGCTCGATGACCGTCCGGGCGAGTTGGCCCGGCGGCTGGATCATCTCACGCGGCTGGGGGACGATCGCGACGCGATCGTCGCCCGGTTCGCAAGCCGGGCCGACAGGGTATCGACTCCCGTTCTCCTCCAGGTGCTCACGTACTTTCGGCGTCGAGGCGAACCGGCCGACCTTCGGACGTTCTTCCCCAAGGGGAATATCGCCAAGGTCTACGCGATCCACGAGGCGCTTCCGGCCCTACCGGCGGGAGTGGATGAGGAACTGTCAACGATCTGCGAACAAGCACTCCTTGACCGTTTCTCGAAGCTCCCGCCGCTCGGAGCCTGCTACCTCGACGACATGTTGAGGAATTATCTGGTCCCCTTCTCCCAGCGGTCGGCGTCGAAGACCCTCCGAACCCTCGTGCGCGGCAGTCGCCTCCCGCTGCCCGAGTGCACGACGATGCGATTCTTCGTCTGGTGGAAGAACGGGCGCGGTCGGGTAGATATCGACCTCTCCGCGGCGATGTACGACGCGGACTTTGGTTATATTAGCACGCTGGCCTACTACAACCTGAAGGACTACGGGGCGCACCACAGCGGCGACATCGTCGATGCGCCGCAGGGCGCGGCCGAGTTCATCGACGTCGACATTCCGAGGTGCCTTGAGCGCAAGGTCCGATACGTCGTCATGTCCTTGAACAGTTTCACTCGGCAGCCGTACTGCGACTTGCCGGAATGCTTCGCCGGATGGATGGCTCGCGAGCAGCCGAACTCGGGGGAAATCTTCGAGCCGAAGACCGTGATCGATAAGGTGGACCTCGCCGCAGACACCCATATGTGCCTCCCGGCCATCTTTGATCTCGTCGGACGTGAGATCGTCTGGGCGGACATCGCCTTCGCCAGCCGTCCGCAGTTTGCTAACAACGTCCATAACAATCTGAGCGGCGTTTCTTTGATGCTCCGGGCGTTGACGCACCTTCGAAAGACTGACCTCTATTCGCTCTTCGACCTGCACGTAAAGGCGCGAGGGACGAGGGTCTCGGTAGCCGAAGGCGCCGATACCGTCTTTTCCGTCGATCGAGGGATCACGCCCTTCGACCTGGACCGAATCGCCGCTGAGTTCATGTGA
- a CDS encoding ATP-grasp domain-containing protein, with amino-acid sequence MNPTWLIEAGVYRDEADLLLSEIRRQGMIGSIVPHGSLKAGASLAIDGQPVPPDRCVIGYGTFPFARQIQLHHEWAPGAWCDAEKLDCSTYFAYYGKYLLNQHYAIMPGVEAIRQSDWVFTVFGVDDEVFARPAGCQKHFVGRCVHSESFAAALSPTRYDPATQVVIAAPKEIGREWRLIVAEDKVIAASQYSEDGTKSIAAGCPVEVLDFAAAILADVSWRPDPIFMMDICESKGRLWLVELNGFSCSWLYQCDLSDVVRKASELAIRQWQTLSPRAT; translated from the coding sequence ATGAATCCGACGTGGCTGATCGAGGCTGGCGTCTATCGCGACGAAGCGGACCTCCTCTTGTCGGAGATCCGGCGGCAGGGGATGATCGGGAGCATCGTCCCTCACGGCTCGCTCAAAGCTGGAGCCAGCCTAGCCATCGACGGCCAACCCGTCCCGCCCGACCGGTGCGTGATCGGGTACGGGACCTTCCCCTTCGCTCGCCAGATCCAACTTCACCACGAGTGGGCCCCGGGCGCCTGGTGCGACGCCGAGAAACTCGATTGTTCAACCTACTTCGCCTACTACGGGAAGTACCTGCTGAATCAACATTACGCAATCATGCCCGGTGTCGAAGCTATCCGGCAGAGCGATTGGGTGTTCACAGTTTTCGGGGTCGACGATGAGGTTTTCGCCCGCCCAGCGGGCTGTCAAAAGCATTTCGTCGGACGCTGCGTACATAGCGAGTCATTCGCCGCGGCCTTGTCTCCGACTCGCTACGATCCGGCGACCCAGGTCGTGATCGCCGCTCCAAAGGAGATAGGTCGTGAATGGCGTCTGATCGTCGCCGAGGACAAGGTCATCGCGGCTAGCCAGTACTCCGAGGACGGAACAAAGTCTATTGCGGCCGGCTGTCCCGTCGAGGTGCTTGACTTCGCGGCGGCCATACTGGCCGACGTGTCCTGGCGACCCGATCCGATATTTATGATGGACATATGCGAATCGAAAGGGAGATTGTGGTTGGTGGAACTGAATGGATTTAGCTGCTCTTGGCTCTATCAGTGCGATTTGTCCGATGTTGTGAGGAAGGCGAGCGAACTGGCGATCCGGCAGTGGCAGACGTTGAGTCCGAGGGCAACCTGA
- a CDS encoding tRNA modification GTPase, translated as MSSAFDTEDLIAAKASAPGGGLRGIVRLSGPGAWRVALANFEPKSDAFPPGGGRQTPQGSDEGEIASGFVTSRGIDVRQRSSPSSGPSGHLPPPGGKAVVSDAYAISEPSPRRPTVIAGSYQLAGLRPLLPASLALWPAPRTYTGQELAEIHTLGSPPLLDRLLAHVLSQGARPARAGEFTLRAFLSGRIDLTRAEAVLGVIDARDARRLDAALEQLAGGLAGPIEALRDRLLDLLAHLEADLDFVDEADVDPIGRAALAEELDREAVALDALTARLGRRDRSGDAPLVVLVGLPNAGKSRLFNGLLGDDHAIVSPVAGATRDTLSAPCPCDGLVVELVDTAGMESAADAIAAEAQDRRSAASDRADVILACSSSDARTSQTPDDDRVIPIWTKSDLAPPPGDDPTPWLATSARTGVGLERLKHTIANAIRRRESESSTTGTSARCRDALTRASASIREAAAVMLAGGGDELIAFELRAALDDLGEVTGVIVADDVLDRIFARFCIGK; from the coding sequence ATGTCGTCGGCCTTCGACACCGAGGATCTGATCGCCGCGAAGGCCTCCGCACCCGGCGGGGGCCTTCGCGGCATCGTTCGTTTATCCGGTCCCGGCGCGTGGCGCGTCGCCCTCGCGAACTTCGAACCCAAATCTGACGCCTTCCCCCCTGGAGGGGGAAGGCAGACCCCGCAGGGGTCGGATGAGGGGGAGATCGCCTCGGGATTTGTAACGAGTCGGGGGATAGACGTCCGACAGCGGTCGTCCCCCTCATCCGGCCCTTCGGGCCACCTTCCCCCTCCAGGGGGGAAGGCCGTCGTTTCGGACGCGTATGCCATCTCGGAACCGTCGCCGAGGCGTCCCACCGTCATCGCCGGCTCGTACCAACTCGCCGGCCTCCGTCCGCTCCTCCCCGCGAGCCTCGCGCTCTGGCCGGCTCCTCGGACCTACACCGGGCAGGAGTTGGCGGAGATCCATACGCTCGGCTCGCCTCCTCTGCTCGACCGCCTGCTGGCGCACGTTCTGTCCCAGGGTGCCAGACCAGCGCGGGCGGGCGAGTTCACCCTCCGAGCCTTCCTCTCCGGCCGAATTGACCTGACTCGCGCCGAGGCCGTCCTGGGCGTGATCGACGCCCGCGACGCCCGCCGCCTCGACGCAGCGTTGGAGCAGCTCGCTGGCGGACTGGCGGGCCCGATCGAGGCCCTGCGCGACCGGCTGCTCGACCTCCTCGCCCACCTGGAGGCTGACCTCGATTTCGTCGACGAGGCCGACGTCGATCCCATCGGCCGCGCGGCGCTGGCGGAAGAACTGGACCGCGAGGCGGTCGCCCTCGACGCATTGACCGCCCGCCTGGGCCGTCGCGACCGTTCCGGCGACGCCCCGCTCGTGGTCCTGGTCGGCCTCCCCAACGCCGGCAAGAGCCGTCTGTTCAACGGGCTGTTGGGGGACGATCACGCGATCGTCTCGCCCGTCGCCGGCGCCACCCGCGACACCCTGTCGGCCCCCTGCCCCTGCGACGGACTCGTCGTCGAGCTGGTCGACACTGCGGGGATGGAATCCGCCGCCGACGCGATCGCCGCCGAAGCCCAGGACCGCCGGTCGGCTGCATCCGACCGCGCCGACGTGATCCTCGCCTGCTCCTCGTCCGACGCCCGGACTTCCCAGACTCCCGACGACGACCGCGTCATCCCCATCTGGACCAAGTCCGACCTCGCCCCCCCTCCAGGCGACGACCCAACGCCCTGGCTTGCCACCAGCGCACGGACCGGCGTGGGACTCGAACGACTGAAACACACGATCGCCAATGCGATCCGCCGTCGCGAGAGCGAGTCCTCAACGACGGGCACTTCCGCCCGCTGCCGAGACGCCCTGACGCGAGCCTCGGCCTCCATCCGCGAGGCCGCCGCCGTGATGCTCGCCGGCGGCGGCGACGAATTGATCGCCTTCGAACTGAGAGCCGCCCTCGATGACCTCGGCGAAGTCACGGGCGTCATCGTGGCCGATGACGTCCTGGACCGGATCTTCGCCCGGTTCTGCATAGGAAAATGA
- the yidC gene encoding membrane protein insertase YidC, which yields MSNEKRLVLFVMLIFLWMVGFPYLLEKLGLAPRNAAKKPPVAVAKADEAKKAEPADAEKKPGDAPSTESAAVKEAPKPKADLVPPTELAMGSAEDKTPGGYRLAVQLDQKGAGVESVFSSRYDADFEGRKNPHLPMQLIGRDRSKPLFSAAWPPSLALTLSPSEVAGRSSPLRPADRAQLAAATPDAPPSEDLLDAELWDVVRDDQGRAVRPISREANGEVPSAQGQEVVFRTRAANGVIVTKTFRLWQGADGLELDLKFESPDDQERSFTFNLLGPYGIPIEGEWYTSTFREVFFGTAASGGSTALETETAYKIATGKAFESTVNPLRYAGIENQYFAILVAPVLASKSADDRMDRETQGVLLHAHPQDLQKSDVGVRISSRPVKVGPNTPKTFAFKVFAGAKTPEALAPYGAEELAVYRKGIIPLAPTIAKLFITPMLSFTYSLTEKVSALFGGVRGNYGVAIILLTLIVKMLMFPLGRKQALMAQKMQELQPHLKAIQEKYKDDKEKLTRETFALYKKHNANPVAGCLPALIQLPIFVGLWQALNTTVGLRQAPFLWINDLAAPDMLFRMPFDLPFLGHWFNLLPILVVGLMLFQTQLFAPPATTPEAEMQQKTMKYMMIVMAVMFYKVPSGLGIYFITSSLWTIGERLLLPKIIHEHPAEGTEGPAKGEDGPGRGPKGSPEAPPKPTGGIAQLWNRVLEEAKKDPTYRKMIDDRATRDGRSKEKEKEVEKDRDRRKPPARPGRK from the coding sequence ATGAGCAATGAGAAGCGTCTCGTCCTCTTCGTGATGTTGATTTTCTTGTGGATGGTGGGGTTCCCCTATCTCCTCGAAAAGCTCGGCCTGGCGCCCCGCAACGCCGCCAAGAAGCCTCCCGTCGCGGTCGCCAAGGCGGATGAAGCCAAGAAGGCGGAGCCCGCCGACGCCGAGAAAAAGCCCGGCGACGCTCCGTCCACGGAATCCGCCGCCGTCAAAGAGGCACCCAAGCCGAAGGCCGATCTCGTCCCGCCGACCGAACTGGCGATGGGCTCGGCCGAGGACAAGACGCCCGGCGGCTATCGTCTGGCCGTCCAGCTTGACCAGAAGGGGGCGGGCGTGGAGTCCGTCTTCTCGTCGCGCTACGACGCCGACTTCGAGGGGCGGAAGAACCCCCACCTGCCGATGCAGCTCATCGGCCGGGATCGATCCAAGCCGCTCTTCTCCGCCGCCTGGCCCCCCTCGCTGGCACTGACGCTCAGCCCGTCCGAAGTCGCCGGCCGCAGCTCGCCTTTGCGTCCCGCGGATCGAGCCCAGCTTGCCGCCGCGACCCCTGATGCGCCGCCGAGCGAGGATCTCCTCGACGCCGAACTCTGGGACGTCGTCCGCGACGATCAGGGCCGCGCCGTGCGTCCGATCAGCCGCGAGGCGAACGGGGAAGTCCCGTCCGCCCAGGGCCAGGAAGTCGTCTTCCGCACCAGGGCCGCCAACGGTGTGATCGTCACCAAGACGTTCCGGCTCTGGCAGGGCGCCGACGGCCTGGAACTCGACCTGAAGTTCGAGAGTCCTGACGACCAGGAGCGTTCCTTCACCTTCAATCTGCTGGGCCCCTACGGGATCCCGATCGAAGGCGAGTGGTACACCTCAACGTTCCGCGAGGTTTTCTTCGGCACCGCCGCCTCCGGCGGCTCGACCGCGCTGGAGACCGAGACGGCTTACAAGATCGCCACCGGCAAGGCCTTCGAGTCGACCGTCAACCCGCTGCGTTATGCGGGCATCGAGAACCAGTACTTCGCGATTCTCGTCGCCCCAGTTCTGGCCTCGAAGAGCGCCGACGACCGGATGGACCGCGAGACTCAGGGCGTCCTCCTTCACGCCCACCCCCAGGATCTCCAGAAGTCGGACGTCGGCGTGCGGATCAGCTCCCGACCGGTGAAGGTCGGCCCGAACACGCCCAAGACGTTCGCCTTCAAGGTCTTCGCCGGCGCCAAAACGCCCGAGGCCCTGGCTCCCTACGGCGCCGAGGAACTGGCCGTCTACCGCAAGGGGATCATCCCCCTCGCCCCGACGATCGCCAAGCTGTTCATCACGCCGATGCTCTCGTTCACGTACTCCCTGACTGAGAAGGTCTCGGCGCTCTTCGGCGGGGTTCGCGGCAACTACGGCGTCGCCATCATCCTGCTGACGCTGATCGTCAAGATGCTGATGTTCCCCCTGGGCCGCAAGCAGGCGCTGATGGCTCAGAAGATGCAGGAGCTTCAGCCCCACCTCAAGGCGATCCAGGAGAAGTACAAGGACGACAAGGAGAAGCTCACTCGCGAGACCTTCGCCCTGTACAAGAAGCACAACGCCAACCCGGTCGCCGGCTGCCTGCCGGCCCTGATCCAGTTGCCGATCTTCGTCGGCCTCTGGCAGGCCCTGAATACGACGGTCGGGCTCCGTCAGGCGCCGTTCCTCTGGATCAACGACCTCGCCGCGCCCGACATGCTCTTCCGCATGCCGTTCGACCTGCCGTTCCTCGGCCACTGGTTCAACCTGCTGCCGATCCTGGTCGTCGGTCTGATGCTCTTCCAGACGCAGCTCTTCGCCCCGCCGGCCACCACGCCCGAGGCGGAAATGCAGCAGAAGACGATGAAGTACATGATGATCGTGATGGCCGTGATGTTCTACAAGGTCCCCTCGGGCCTGGGCATCTACTTCATCACGAGCAGCCTCTGGACGATCGGCGAGCGGCTGTTGCTCCCCAAGATCATCCACGAGCATCCGGCCGAAGGGACGGAAGGCCCCGCGAAGGGCGAGGACGGCCCCGGCCGCGGCCCCAAGGGCTCGCCGGAAGCTCCCCCCAAGCCCACCGGCGGCATCGCCCAGCTCTGGAATCGCGTCCTCGAAGAGGCCAAGAAGGATCCGACCTACCGCAAGATGATCGACGACCGGGCGACCCGGGACGGTCGGAGCAAGGAGAAAGAGAAGGAGGTCGAGAAGGACCGCGACCGCCGCAAGCCCCCCGCCCGCCCCGGGCGGAAGTGA
- a CDS encoding metallophosphoesterase family protein codes for MRRALISDIHGNLEALETVLRDIESQGVDEIFCLGDVIGYGPNPRECIDLVIDNCKVTLLGNHDQGAMFDPDGFNVGAERAIFWTRSQLESSTDRAGNERRWEFLGELPRTHKAPPFLFVHGSPRNPLSEYIFPEDIYNHRKMERLFQLVERYCFQGHTHVPGIFTEGYQFFAPDEIDHEYTLGEGKLLINVGSVGQPRDGDPRACYVILDEGEGSRPAHIAYRRVPYDFEKTIQKIHSISDLEPFLGDRLRQGR; via the coding sequence GTGCGTCGTGCGTTAATCAGCGATATTCATGGAAACCTCGAAGCGCTGGAGACCGTCCTGCGCGACATCGAGAGCCAGGGGGTCGACGAGATCTTCTGCCTGGGGGATGTGATCGGCTACGGCCCTAACCCGCGCGAGTGCATCGATCTCGTTATCGATAACTGCAAGGTCACTCTGCTAGGTAATCACGACCAGGGGGCGATGTTCGATCCCGACGGCTTCAACGTCGGCGCCGAGCGCGCGATCTTCTGGACGCGGTCGCAATTGGAAAGCTCGACCGACCGCGCCGGCAACGAGCGCCGCTGGGAATTTCTCGGGGAACTGCCCCGCACCCACAAGGCTCCCCCGTTCCTCTTCGTCCACGGTTCGCCCCGGAACCCCCTGAGCGAGTACATCTTCCCCGAGGACATCTACAACCATCGCAAGATGGAACGATTGTTCCAACTGGTGGAGCGTTACTGCTTCCAGGGCCACACGCACGTTCCGGGGATCTTCACCGAGGGCTATCAGTTCTTCGCCCCCGACGAGATCGACCACGAATACACTCTGGGCGAGGGCAAGCTGCTCATCAACGTGGGCTCCGTCGGCCAGCCTCGCGACGGCGACCCGCGAGCCTGCTATGTGATTCTCGACGAGGGCGAAGGCTCCCGTCCTGCTCACATCGCCTATCGGCGCGTCCCGTACGACTTCGAGAAGACCATCCAGAAGATCCACTCGATCTCGGATCTGGAACCCTTCCTCGGCGATCGCCTCCGCCAGGGCCGCTAA
- the tsaB gene encoding tRNA (adenosine(37)-N6)-threonylcarbamoyltransferase complex dimerization subunit type 1 TsaB: MAPHPFVLALDTSGDRSAIGLRAADGALFEAETDASRKHGRDLLPSLRNLLRSAGVRPAQIGLIGVGLGPGSYTGLRIGLTAARTLAYAAGARLVGFDSLEAVARNAPEDETHVIVVGDAQRGEVYAAEFVREAPGAPLVACGPSRIEPLAAWSERVEPGAFVIGSGLRSPTIRSALAGRSLIEPDDSIHRPSGRRMIELVDRVAEFGAQIEPDDLDPNYLRRSAAEDQWDARALGR; this comes from the coding sequence GTGGCCCCTCACCCGTTCGTGCTGGCTCTCGACACCTCCGGCGACCGCTCGGCGATCGGCCTGCGAGCCGCCGATGGAGCCCTTTTCGAGGCCGAGACGGACGCCTCGCGCAAGCACGGCCGGGATTTGCTCCCCTCTCTTCGTAATCTGCTCCGATCGGCCGGCGTAAGACCGGCGCAGATTGGTTTGATCGGCGTCGGATTGGGGCCTGGATCGTATACAGGTCTGCGAATCGGGCTCACCGCGGCGCGGACGCTCGCGTATGCGGCGGGGGCTCGGTTGGTCGGTTTCGACAGCCTGGAGGCCGTCGCCCGCAACGCCCCCGAGGACGAGACGCACGTGATCGTGGTCGGCGACGCCCAGCGCGGCGAAGTTTATGCGGCCGAGTTCGTCCGGGAGGCCCCCGGCGCTCCGCTCGTCGCCTGCGGGCCGAGCCGGATCGAGCCGCTTGCGGCCTGGTCGGAGCGCGTTGAACCGGGGGCTTTCGTGATCGGCTCCGGCCTGCGGTCGCCGACCATCCGATCGGCGCTCGCGGGACGCTCTCTCATCGAGCCCGACGATTCGATCCATCGTCCGTCCGGCCGGCGGATGATTGAACTGGTGGATCGAGTCGCTGAGTTTGGGGCTCAGATCGAGCCCGACGACCTGGATCCCAACTACCTTCGCCGGAGCGCGGCCGAGGATCAATGGGACGCCCGCGCTCTGGGGCGATGA
- a CDS encoding DUF1559 domain-containing protein has product MSASPIAARSFRSPRPAFTLIELLVVIAIIAVLIALLLPAVQAAREAARRAQCTNNMKQLSLAALNYESTHQTVATGGFTRSGSLPGSKWNFSPFVHMLPFYEQQNVYNMVNFSPGVFTAENVTLAGTSISALQCPSDATVYDLTPVVATQYASLPSGTWMQAKTSYGGVVGCWSLMLHIDNPTFAARKANMNGVIYAHSATRLSEITDGTSNTMLFAEHNHGAFDSAGQAQYHGWNSGFWTDTMIGGYYPINGTLKVLRLSDSAARDYIAFNIGSRHPGGANVGLADGSVRFLKDSTDCWPIDPTTKTAVGVSFNADGQGIQTIAPGTKIGILQALCTRNFGEVISADSY; this is encoded by the coding sequence TTGTCCGCTTCTCCAATCGCCGCCCGCTCGTTCCGCTCCCCTCGTCCCGCCTTCACGCTGATCGAACTGCTGGTCGTCATCGCGATCATCGCGGTGCTGATCGCGTTGCTCCTGCCGGCCGTCCAGGCGGCCCGCGAGGCCGCTCGACGGGCTCAGTGCACCAACAACATGAAGCAACTGTCGTTGGCGGCTTTGAACTACGAGTCGACGCATCAAACCGTTGCAACCGGGGGCTTTACGCGGAGCGGGTCGTTGCCGGGGTCGAAGTGGAACTTCAGCCCGTTCGTCCACATGCTGCCGTTCTACGAGCAGCAGAACGTCTACAACATGGTGAACTTCTCGCCCGGCGTCTTCACGGCCGAGAATGTGACGCTGGCGGGAACGAGCATCTCGGCCCTCCAGTGCCCCAGCGACGCCACGGTCTACGACCTGACGCCGGTGGTCGCAACCCAATACGCCAGTCTTCCTTCCGGAACCTGGATGCAGGCCAAGACCAGCTATGGGGGAGTCGTGGGCTGCTGGAGCCTGATGCTCCATATCGACAACCCAACGTTCGCGGCTCGCAAGGCCAACATGAACGGCGTGATCTACGCCCACAGCGCCACCCGACTCTCCGAGATCACGGACGGCACGAGCAACACCATGCTCTTCGCCGAGCACAACCACGGCGCGTTCGATTCGGCCGGCCAGGCGCAGTACCACGGCTGGAATTCGGGCTTCTGGACCGACACCATGATCGGCGGCTACTACCCGATCAACGGAACGCTCAAGGTTCTTCGACTGAGTGACTCGGCGGCGCGCGACTACATCGCATTCAACATCGGCAGCCGACATCCCGGCGGGGCCAATGTGGGTCTGGCCGACGGCTCGGTCCGGTTCCTCAAAGATTCCACCGACTGCTGGCCGATCGACCCGACGACCAAGACGGCGGTTGGAGTCTCGTTCAACGCCGACGGCCAGGGGATCCAGACGATCGCACCTGGGACGAAAATCGGGATCCTCCAGGCCCTCTGCACGCGGAACTTCGGCGAGGTGATCTCCGCCGACTCCTACTAA
- a CDS encoding class I SAM-dependent methyltransferase, which produces MPDPRDDQARTKSTYGLQWNRFRIIREDEDRATFANRTGLRPGDLAGRTVLDGGCGMGRYLRIAAADAPRLAVGLDLSEAVLAARDLTAELPSVSLVRGDLLRLPFAEGSFDHIYSIGVLDHTPDPRAAFLGLARLLRPGGRIALWVYERESPAVERIMNAHRAVSTRLPLGMLLAMCRLSAPIGLLKRRLMSSRWRLVERSGVALHALTIGVSMHPDAEVRVCDTLDWYAPKFLSRHTVEEVRGWFAEAGLVDVEDLSVGQVFHHEGQGNGVNLAGRKPG; this is translated from the coding sequence ATGCCCGACCCTCGCGACGACCAGGCCCGTACCAAGTCCACGTACGGGCTGCAGTGGAATCGGTTTCGGATCATCCGGGAAGACGAGGACCGGGCGACCTTCGCGAACCGGACGGGCCTGCGGCCGGGAGACCTGGCGGGCCGTACGGTGCTCGACGGCGGCTGCGGAATGGGGCGTTACCTGAGAATCGCCGCGGCCGACGCCCCCCGGTTGGCCGTCGGCCTGGATCTCAGCGAGGCGGTCCTCGCCGCCCGCGACCTGACCGCCGAACTTCCCAGCGTTTCGCTCGTTCGCGGCGACCTGCTCCGGCTCCCGTTCGCGGAAGGCTCGTTCGACCACATCTACTCGATCGGCGTCCTCGACCACACGCCCGACCCGAGAGCCGCCTTCCTCGGGCTCGCGAGGTTGCTCCGGCCGGGAGGACGCATCGCGCTCTGGGTCTACGAGCGCGAAAGTCCGGCCGTCGAGCGGATCATGAACGCCCACCGGGCGGTTTCGACCCGGCTCCCGCTGGGAATGCTGCTGGCGATGTGCCGACTCTCCGCGCCGATCGGCCTCCTGAAGCGGCGGCTGATGTCGAGCCGCTGGCGATTGGTGGAGCGGTCCGGCGTGGCGCTGCACGCGCTGACGATCGGCGTTTCGATGCACCCGGACGCCGAGGTGCGGGTTTGCGACACGCTCGACTGGTACGCGCCGAAGTTTCTCTCCCGCCACACCGTCGAGGAAGTTCGCGGTTGGTTCGCGGAGGCCGGGCTCGTCGACGTGGAGGACCTGAGCGTCGGCCAGGTGTTCCATCACGAAGGCCAGGGGAATGGGGTGAACCTGGCGGGAAGGAAGCCGGGTTGA